The window TTCACGTAATTCCATATCTCATCAACTAGATTATCTGTTCTTTCTGCTAGCAGTCTAACCGTATCCAAAAAGATTTTCTGTAAAGCAATCACCACATAAAAATAATCTTAGTGCCTTTAAGCATATGTATGCAAATAAGTGGTAAAGAACAAATTCCTACTATCACCTCAATTCCTCCTATCAAAGTAACTACTGGAATGGGGATAATCTTCAGGGCAAAAACAAAAAAGCTGAACGGAATAGAATTGCTGACTGCAAGCCTCTAAAGAAGAATATTCAACAACAGATGGCTACATACAAAATATAAGAACAATTCAGTATCTGGCAACTGGAGATGTAATATTCTAGCCCTTTGGTATCATTATTAACTTATTAACAGCAATTCATGATCTATGACAATACCGAAGCTTCCTTTTATTTATAATGCTGCAAAACCACATTGTCTAGAGAGGGTAGTGAAACAAACCATTTCAGGCATGCATAGCAGATGGATAATCTTGTAGATATAATCCCGATGGTTCTGGTATGGAAATAAATTATCCTCCAAATACTTATGCAGGCAGGTATTTTCGACCGCAACATGGAGTGGGAGTAGGTTCTCAATGATGTTATCCCCGACTGTGCGTACATTGGCTGATGCACCATGACGAAAGAGTAACTTGATCATGTCAACGGAAAACCTTTCGGCAGCTTCATGGAGCGGGAAGTATCCATATGGGTTAATGCAGTTGGGATTGGCATGGTGTCCATTGAGCCTTGGTGCCTTGCCCTCCAATAGAACTTTTGCACATCGTAGGGCATCATGACTGATCATGTAAGTTAAGGTTTGTGAGGTGATGGTATGTTTCCATGTCATACCATGCTTGCTCACCAAAAAGTTGAGTAAGCACCGGACGCTATCCTTCTCTAAGATGGGCCGCAACTGGGGAGATAGCTCATAGAAGACCGCGTGTAGCGACTAAATCATGCACAGTTAACAAAAGGTGAAAAGGGATCAGTTATCCCATTAACAAAACACAACAGAATAAGCAAAATCCTGTTGACGTGTATTTTGACAACAAAAAACATGTTTTTCAGTAGACAACTTGAGTAGCcataataataataaaggatagacaCTAAACAATTAACAAAACACAACAGAATAAGCAAAATCCTGTTGGCGTGTATTTTGACAACAAAAAACATGTTTTTCAGTAGACAACTTGAGTAGCcataataataataaaggatagacaCTAAACAATTAACCAATACGGCAAAACTGAATTTTGTATAAGGCGGGAAAAACCTTAGGAGTAGGATCTTGGGTGATTATATCATTTGGCATGGACCGGGCAATCAAAGCATATTCTTGAAAAATATCCTGAAAGAGATAATGTCAGCGACAGATTATATCATTTGGTGGACTTGGCAAACAAAGCATACTGTTGAAAAATAACCTGAAAGAGATAATGTCAAAGCCAGGAATAAAGAAAGAAAATAGAAGGGCAAGGAAGATCATAGAGATGGATAGTTACAATACCTCCTGAATCTTCTTGAAATCAATTTTAACAGGAACTTTAACAGATGGGTCCTTTAAACTGGCCCTAAATTTCACTTCCATCGTTCCTTCCTCTGAAACAAGGATGTTTAATCTCAAATTCACACTCCATAAAAGATTACAAATTAACATTGTAGGTAGTATGCTGTAGAACAAGCAATGGTTAAATAGTGAACCCAAGACCATGAAGGGAAAATGGGACCTTATATTTCAAATGAAACAGTCAAGAAAAAGACTGCGACAATAAAACGGGGCGCAACAAATTAAGCTCGGTTTCAATCAAAATTTGAGATTTTGACATGAGGAACACCTCCAGATCTAAGGGCTGTGACTAATAACAGCTATTGACCCCGACTTTAAGGTAGCAACAGATAGCTGCTCACCATAGAAATAGGTGCCCTGATTCACAGATCCTTTCCAAGAAAGCGTGACGCAACAATATACAGACTCCTATaggaaatgaacaaagaaaagaactAGTGCAGAGAGAAGCCACAAATTGATGCATTACCATGGTCCAGTTCCGTCATGATTACGCTGAATGTGATGAAATAAACTGGGAAGTTGTGGAAGGTAGTCGCCCGAGGGCAGCCAGGAGTTCGCGATGGTAGGAGAGGGAGTGAGCTAGGGTTTGCCCGAGCATCAGGCTGACTGGAAACGGGGAATATGCGGCCCGGCAGGCTGAAGGCCTGATTTTGCTGAGAACCTCCCGTAGGCCTTCTTGCTCTGCGAATCCTATTTGGCGCTTGAAGCGTCCCGCGCTGGCCCGACTCATGTAGTTTTTTTTTTCGTGTTTTTAATCGGCAAAAAAAGCTCCGAAATTACTAGTGAAGGAGTACTTCTTTAAAAATCACT is drawn from Triticum dicoccoides isolate Atlit2015 ecotype Zavitan chromosome 6B, WEW_v2.0, whole genome shotgun sequence and contains these coding sequences:
- the LOC119321316 gene encoding uncharacterized protein LOC119321316, producing MTELDHEEGTMEVKFRASLKDPSVKVPVKIDFKKIQEDIFQEYALIARSMPNDIITQDPTPKSLHAVFYELSPQLRPILEKDSVRCLLNFLVSKHGMTWKHTITSQTLTYMISHDALRCAKVLLEGKAPRLNGHHANPNCINPYGYFPLHEAAERFSVDMIKLLFRHGASANVRTVGDNIIENLLPLHVAVENTCLHKYLEDNLFPYQNHRDYIYKIIHLLCMPEMKIFLDTVRLLAERTDNLVDEIWNYVKDGKLVQSAVLLLSAQAQIRGGCSSKCNGYNKRDGFDIIMCHIVRHLVTLRSENKNTNTRKLREEERVFIEFTGLLVDIVSQAGEALSAYIQAHSEVIFRATALIRSWSLLVHAKF